In Elephas maximus indicus isolate mEleMax1 chromosome 7, mEleMax1 primary haplotype, whole genome shotgun sequence, the following proteins share a genomic window:
- the LOC126080592 gene encoding olfactory receptor 1S1-like, with the protein MHQENQTTISEFILLGLSNDAEQQNVLFVVFLGMYLVTMVGNGLIILAIGLDSYLHTPMYLFLANLSFADISSISTSVPKMLIDIHTESHSISYESCITQMYFSTMFVVIDNFLLGVMAYDCFVAICHALNYTTMMQPKICALLTVIPWVLSNVVALTHTLLLIQLIFCDSNILPHFFCDLAPLLKLSCSDTVVNEFVLFVIGLSVITFPFALILFSYIHIVSAVLRISTTEGKWKAFSTCGSHLTVVLLFYGTIVGVYFLPSSTHPDDTDKIGAVLFTVVTPMMNPFIYSLRNKDMKCALRKLINRKRFLPSMPWASEFHLSP; encoded by the coding sequence ATgcaccaagaaaaccaaactacCATCTCTGAATTCATTCTTCTGGGACTCTCCAACGATGCTGAACAGCAGAATGTCCTCTTTGTGGTCTTTCTGGGTATGTACCTGGTCACAATGGTTGGGAATGGGCTCATCATCCTGGCCATTGGATTGGATTCTTaccttcacacccccatgtatctcttccttgccaatctgtccTTTGCTGATATTTCCTCCATTTCCACCTCAGTCCCCAAAATGCTGATAGATATTCATACCGAGAGTCATTCCATCTCCTATGAGAGCTGCATCACACAGATGTACTTCTCCACTATGTTCGTCGTCATTGACAATTTTCTCTTGGGCGTCATGGCCTATGACTGCTTCGTGGCTATCTGCCACGCTCTGAACTATACAACCATGATGCAGCCCAAGATCTGTGCTTTGCTGACAGTCATCCCGTGGGTCCTCAGTAATGTCgttgccctgacacacacccttctgcTCATTCAATTGATCTTCTGTGACAGCAACATTCTCCCACACTTCTTCTGTGACCTGGCCCCTTTGCTCAAACTGTCCTGCTCAGATACAGTGGTCAATGAGTTCGTGTTGTTTGTCATTGGCTTATCTGTCATCACTTTCCCCTTTGCCCTCATCCTCTTCTCCTACATCCACATTGTCAGTGCTGTCCTGAGAATCTCAACCACAGAGGGAAAATggaaagccttctccacctgtggctcTCACCTGACAGTTGTATTACTCTTCTATGGGACCATTGTAGGGGTTTACTTCTTGCCTTCATCTACCCACCCTGATGACACAGATAAGATTGGAGCAGTACTATTCACTGTGGTGACACCCATgatgaaccccttcatctacagcctaAGGAACAAGGACATGAAATGTGCCCTGAGAAAGCTCATCAATAGAAAAAGATTTCTCCCTTCAATGCCCTGGGCGTCTGAATTCCATTTATCCCCATAA
- the LOC126080593 gene encoding olfactory receptor 10Q1 has protein sequence MLAWNSVLNQSGPTEFVFQVFTAVPEFQALLFVLFLLLYLMILSGNTAIIWVVCTHSSLRTPMYFFLSNLSFLEICYTSVVVPLLLSNISGAQKPIPLAGCGAQMFFFVTLGSIDCFLLAVMVYDRYVAICHPLHYTLVMTQKLCVQMVVGAVALALLLSLQLTALIFTLPFCGHRREISHFLCDVPPVLHLACADTRVHQAILYVVGILVLTVPFLLICVSYVFITLAILRIRSAEGRRRAFSTCSSHLTVVLLQYGCCNLVYLRPQSSTSEAEDRQIALVYTFVTPLLNPLIYTLRNKDVKGALRNAFISKTASDAH, from the coding sequence ATGCTTGCATGGAACTCTGTCCTCAACCAGTCTGGCCCCACTGAGTTTGTATTCCAAGTGTTCACTGCTGTGCCTGAATTCCAGGCTCTCCTCTTcgttcttttcctcctcctctactTGATGATCCTTTCTGGCAACACAGCCATCATCTGGGTGGTGTGCACACATAGCTCCCTCCGTACCCCAATGTATTTCTTCCTGTCCAATCTGTCTTTCCTAGAAATCTGCTACACCTCTGTTGTGGTGCCCTTGCTGCTCTCCAACATTTCTGGGGCCCAGAAGCCCATTCCTTTGGCTGGCTGCGGGGcccaaatgttcttttttgtcacCCTTGGCAgcattgactgttttctcttgGCAGTCATGGTTTATGATCgatatgtggccatctgccaccCACTGCACTACACCCTCGTCATGACCCAGAAGCTGTGTGTCCAGATGGTGGTTGGTGCCGTGGCCCTGGCCCTTTTGCTCTCCTTACAGCTCACAGCCTTAATCTTCACTCTGCCCTTCTGTGGGCACCGCCGGGAAATCAGCCACTTCCTGTGTGATGTTCCTCCTGTCCTGCACCTGGCCTGTGCTGACACCCGCGTGCACCAGGCCATCCTCTATGTGGTGGGCATCCTCGTGCTGACGGTACCCTTCCTACTTATCTGTGTCTCCTACGTGTTCATCACGCTGGCCATCCTGCGCATCCGTTCCGCCGAGGGTCGCCGCCgggccttctccacctgctcctCCCACCTCACGGTGGTCTTGCTGCAGTACGGCTGCTGCAACCTGGTCTACCTGCGTCCCCAGTCCAGCACCTCAGAGGCCGAGGATCGCCAAATCGCCCTGGTCTACACCTTTGTCACGCCCCTGCTTAACCCCCTGATTTATACTCTTCGAAACAAGGATGTCAAAGGTGCTCTGAGGAATGCCTTCATCAGCAAAACAGCTTCTGATGCCCACTGA